TAAAGTAGTAGTAGTGGGGAGCCCGCTACAACTTAAAAGAAGTTTATTGCTTTATCATCAGGTGCGTGATGTGGGATTGCCTGTGATTTTTGTTTTAAACATGGCAGATGAGGTGGATAAAAATGGGTTAAAGCTTAATGTTGAAGAGTTTCAGAAACATTTAGGTGAAGATTTAATTCAAATCAACGCTCGAAATTCACAAAATATTCCTGCTTTAAAAAATAGGATTTTAGCCGATTTCCCGATTTACGAATCAAGTTTTCAAGTGTCTCCGTTGTTTGAGGGCGCGGTGCAAAAGATGCGTGAAAAATTAGAATTAAAGCGAGATTATACCGCATTTCAGTATTTGGCGCAGCCAAGTATTTCGTTTTTCACTCCAGAGCAAACACGCCATAAACAAGATATAATCACGGAGTTTCATCTTATAGAATCAAGGATGCAAGTGGCAGAAACCGTTCAGCGCTATGAATTGATAGATCCGCTCTGCGATAGACTATTGCCACCAGCCAACACCGATAATGTTTCTTTTACAGAGAAATTAGATAGGATTTTCACACACCCTGTTTTGGGGTATTTAATCTTCTTCTTACTCCTCTTTTTAGTTTTTCAGGCGATTTATAGCAAAGCCGAAGTGCCTATGGTGTATATCGATGAGAAATTTGGAGAATTGCAGGATTTTGCTAAAATTAATTTAGGGGATAGTCCGCTTGCGAATTTAATTTCCGATGGAATCATTCCAGGAATTAGCGGAATTGTGATTTTTGTGCCCCAAATTTTTATATTAACGCTGTTCTTATTATTGCTAGAGGAGTCGGGCTATATGAGCCGCGTAGTTTTTTTAATGGATAAATGGATGCGCCCGTTTGGGCTGAATGGAAAATCTGTGGTGCCACTCATGTCGGGGGCGGCCTGTGCCATTCCTGGAGTTTTGGCAGCACGCAATATTGAAAACACCAAAGAGCGATTAATCACGATGCTCGTGACCCCGTTCATTACTTGTTCCGCGAGATTGCCAGTATATGCTGTTTTGATTGCCCTAGTTATTCCCCAGCGTCAATTTTTAGGCTTTAATTTGCAGGGAGTAGTCCTAATGGGGCTTTACCTATTGGGAGTTTTTGGAGCCTTGCTATTTGCTTTGATTTTCAACAAAGGAATCAAAACACCATACAAGAGTTATTTAATCATGGAAATGCCCGATTATCGTATTCCATATTGGAAAAATGTATTGCTCGGGCTGTGGGAAAAAGTGAGTGCTTTTGTCTTTGGAGCAGGGAAAATCATTTTGGCAGTAAGTGTGATTTTATGGGTTTTGGCAAGTTATGGCGTTACCGATAAATTCAAGAATGCAGAAGCGCATATTGCGCAAGAAAGCCAAGTTCATCAATGGAACGAAGAGGATTTTGAACACCATTTGGCAGCCTATAAATTAGAAAATTCGTTACTCGGAAACATTGGGAAAACTATAGAACCTGTGTTTAAACCTTTGGGCTACGACTGGAAAATCAGCATCGGCGTGCTTACTTCTTTTGCCGCACGCGAAGTTTTCATTTCTACGATGGCTACTATCTATAGTTTGGGCTCAGACAATGATGATGAAAACCAAATCGTGGCGCGTATGCGTAACGAAATTCGCCCTAGTGGGGGAAAAGTGTTTAATCTTGCAACGGGCGTTTCGCTGATGTTGTTTTATGCCTTTGCTATGCAATGTTTGAGCACGCTTGCCGTGGTGCGCCGCGAAACAGGCACATGGAAATGGCCTATGGTGCAATTAGTGTGCATGACAGGGCTGGCGTATTTAGTCTCGATGTTAACTTATCAATTATTAAGCTAAAAAAATGGATTTGCAAATCATCATCATTGCCATACTTTTTGTGCTGGCATTGGTTTATCTTTTCAGAAAAACGATTTTACCTATTTTTACTAAAAAATCAGGCTGTGATAAAGGTTGTGGCTGTGGCAAAAAATGAAAGGAAATTAAAAATTTTTTAAAAATCTATTTTTTTGTTCCATAGATTATTCTGGGGAAAGCCCTGTTTTTTAATCAAACGATAAAAGTTTTAATCAAAGAAGGGAAAATTTTGAGAGATTAAATGAAACTTTTGCGTTCGGTATCGAAAAATTTGGCTTAAAGCCTTAAAATTTTAGGCACAGAGTCCAAAAACTCGTTCTATATATCGAAAATTTTCGCTGTTTTAATCAAAAACTTCTCTTCTTTAGCTAAAAAAATCTCTTCCGTGGGCAAAAGTTTTATCCCTTTGCCCAAAAATTAAATTCCTTTTGATTTATGCTTTGTTTCGCTAGTGTTTTATTTGTTTTCGCCTTCTTTATACATGAAAATATAATAGAGCAATACAATTACCCAAAAAAGGATAAAAGCACCGATTCCGCCAAGGAACAATTGCATACCCCATGGTTGGTATAAAATAGCACCGATCAATCCCGAGGCTATAGCCATCATGCAGCCCCCGATATAAGTTACAACTAGCGTTTTTCTAAAGCTATGGTCGCCCGTGAGCACAATGTATAGAAAGGCAAAAATAAAATAAGCGACCAAGGAAAATCCTCCAATCGCTAAAAAGTAAAAGCCTAAATTTCTAAAAGAAGTACCTCCTAATGAGGCAGAAAAAATACCGCCCAAAAAAAGAAGGCTTATAGAAATTATAGACCAATATGAATTAATGCTTTCAAATTTATTTTTATCCGACATGCGCCAATTTCTTGATCATTTCTCGGTTCACAATTTTAATTCTTCTTCCTTGTACAGCAATCAATCCGTCGTTTTTAAATTCTGAAATCAATCGAATTGCCGATTCTGTCGCTGTTCCAATCAAATTGGCCATTTCCTCGCGAGTGAGCGAAATGTTGATATAATTTTCGTTGTCATTTCCCAGCTGCTCCTCAAGCATCATTAAAACCTCTGCCAATCGCTCGCGCACAGTTTTTTGAGCCAAAGTTGTGATGGTTTCAGCCGCATCACCTAGTTGTTTAGAGATTAATTTCAGCATTTCAAAGCTAAAGCTAGGATTTTCTTGCAATAATTTTAAAAAAGCTCGCCAGGGAAAAACTCAACTTTCACGGTGCTAATTGCGGCCGAAGATGAGCCGAAGACTTCTCCAGTGAGCAATGAGCGATAGCCTATCATATCACCAGCCTTCAAAAAACGAATGATTTGTTCTTTTCCAGTAAAGCCTATCTTAAACACCTTGGCAGTCCCTTCTTTGATCAAGAAAATACCAGTTGGGATCTTACCTTCTTCTAGAATTAAATCTCCTTTTTTGAAAATAATTTCTTTTCTTTCACTTCTTAATACCTCCTTTTCCTCCTTAGAGAAAACATTCAACATCGCATCATTATCAAAATAATCATGCAGTACAGAGAAATTATTGATTTCAGACATAAAATGATATTTATCACGCAAATATAAGCAGAAGTTATTAAATTTGTGCAATATTATGAGTGAAACTTGTTACCATTGTGGTTTAGATTGTGAGGAAGATTTAATAATCTTTGACGACAAGCCTTTTTGCTGTCAAGGTTGTAAAACGGTGTACGAGATTCTAAATCAGCATCAATTAGCTACTTATTACGAGCTGAATAAAGCCCCAGGAACCCAGCCAAATGCTAAGAATAAGCACTCCTTTGATTTCTTAGATACGCCAGAAATCTTTGAGAAATTCATTGATTTTAATGATGATGGCATCGTGGTGGTGCATTTCTTTATCCCTGTGATTCATTGTAGTTCGTGCGTGTGGGTGCTCGAAAGTTTAAACGAGCTAAATGATGGGATTTTGTACTCCAATGTAAATTTTCCACAGAAAAAAGTGCAAATTACTTATGATTCTACCCAATTAAAATTAAGCGAATTAGCCTATTTTATGGCAAGTTTGGGCTACAAACCTGCGCTTAATTTAGAAAACATCGAAAAAGAAAAATCTAAGCACAATCGCCGATTGATTTACCAATTAGCCATTGCAGGATTTTGCTTTGGGAACATCATGCTTTTGGTTTTTCCTGAATATGTGAGCTCAGACGAGACTTGGCTGGAACAAAACAAAAACTTTTTCCGTTGGTTTTCCTTTGTTTTAGCCTTGCCCGTGTTGCTTTATTCTGCACAAGATTATTTAAAATCAGCATTTTTAGCCTTAAAAAATAAACGCGTAAATATCGATATCCCTATTGCCATTGGGATTTTGGTGCTATTTTTCAGGAGTTTTTACGAAATTCTTACAGGGCACAGCGGCGGCTATTTCGATAGCATGGCAGGCTTGGTATTTTTTATGTTGATAGGTAAATGGTTTCAGCAACGCACCTATCAAAGTTTATCTTTTGATAGAGATTACAAATCGTTTTATCCCATTTCGGTAGCCAAAATCACCGAAAATGGAATTCAAAATATTTTACTTTCTGAGCTTAAAAAAGGCGACCGAATTTTGCTTAGAGACGAAGAGATTTTGCCCGCCGATGCTGTTTTGATTAAAGGTGAAGCCCGCATCGACAATAGTTTTGTAACGGGAGAATCTCGCTTAATCACCAAAAAAGTGGGCGATAAAATTTACGCAGGAGGTAAGCAATCGGGGCAAGCCATCAGTTTGGAAATCATCGAAGAAGTCAATCAAAGTTATCTCACCAGCCTATGGAATCACGAAGTTTTTGCCAAAGAAGAATCCACGCTCGAGAATTTGGTAAACCATGTGAGTCAGTATTTTGTGTGGGTGATTTTAGCCATTGCAACCATTTCGGGAGTTTCTTGGTATTTCCACGATTCAAGCCGAATGTTCCAAGTCATCACAGCAGTGCTCATCATTGCGTGTCCGTGTGCGCTGGCGTTGGCGTCGCCCTTTACTTTAGGGAATTTAATGCGAATTTTCGGGCGAAATAAATTCTATGTAAAAGAAGCAAATACGATTGAGAAAATGGCTAAAATCAATAGCATTGTGTTTGACAAAACGGGAACGATTACCCAAAGCCAAAGCGAAGAAATTTTGTACGATGGTACACCGCTCACTCCGCAAGAAGAGCAAGCTGTGGCGAGTTTGGCGCAGCAATCCAATCACCCGCTAAGTCGTAGTTTGCAACATTACTTTAAACAAGTTTCCAAAACCGATGAAATTCTGAATTATCAGCAAATCAAAGGCAAAGGGCAACAAGCCACGATTGGCGGCGTGCAAGTGCAATTGGGAAGCCGAGAGTGGCTCGGAAATGCACCAAAATCCGATTTTGAAACTACCGAAGTTTTGCTCGCAATCAACGGAGAATACAAAGGGAGATTTATTTTCAAAAATAAATATAGAAAGCATTTAGCCCAAACGATTCAAGTGCTTTCCAATTTTAAATTAAGCGTTTTATCGGGCGACAATGCCAACGAAGAATCGAATTTAAAACAAATTTTTCCACAGCAAACGAGTTTGAACTTTAACCAAAGTCCGCAAGAGAAGTTGGAATTTATCGAGCAATTGCAACAACACGGCGAAAAAGTAATGATGCTCGGCGATGGACTAAACGACGCCGGCGCACTCAAACAGAGCAATGTGGGCGTTGCCGTGGCAGAAGATATGAATGTGTTTTCGCCTTCGTGCGATGCAATTTTGGGTAGCACTTCGTTTGACGAGTTACCCGAATTTTTACGATTGAGCAGAGTAGGCGTGCGTTTAGTCAAAACCGCTTTTGTCATTAGTTTTCTGTACAATGTCATTGGGCTGAGTTTTGCCGTTACGGGGAATTTAACGCCCGTTGTGGCGGCGATTTTAATGCCGATTAGTTCGATTTCAGTAGTGCTTTTTGCCACTTTTAGCACTTGGCTCGCGGCGTATTTTATCTTGAAAAAACGAAAAATATAGCAAATTCTTATTTTTTCATATTGTGAGAATTAAGTTTGGTCTGAATAAGAGCCATCTATATTTTGTTATTTACCAAAAGGTTAATATATTTGTGATTAATCTGGATTTTTATGACGAAAAAGCAAAAGAATCAAGAGCGCAAAAAATTAATGAAAGAATTAGAACAGCTTACGATGTACTATAAAGAGATTTCACTCAGAAGTGAGAAAGTTGCTCGTTATTATGATGAGCAAATTGAAAGAATTGTGGAAGCTTTGAAAGAATTAGGTCATTAATTCAATAAAAACAGAAAACATGAAAGAGAAAGTTTTAGAATTAAAAAGGCGATATGTGGCGGCTAAGACCGATAAAGAACGCGAAACCATAGACCAAGAAATGAGATTGCTTATGCAAGAAGATGGAGAGGCTTGGGCAGAAGCTATGCTTGAAAGCGCTAAAGATACGGCGCAAAGAGCAGAAAATTTAGTGACAAGCGTAAGAGCAAGAGAACAGCTCGAAGATGTTTTGCCTATTTTGCCACTATCTTACATTGCTAAAGTATATTTCAATAAATCTCGTCAATGGCTATATCAAAAAGTAAATGGTAGTATTGTAAACGGAAAACAGTCCAATTTCACGGAAGAAGAAGTGAATACTTTCAATAAAGCTTTAAGTGATTTAGGAAAAAAATTACAAGAGATCAAAGTTACTTTATAATAACTTGTAAATAAATTTCAATTGAGCACTCGTTTTGAGGGTGCTTTTTTTATACTTGCCTCGTGGCGTATTTTATCTTGAAAAAACGAAAAATATAGCAAATTCTTATTTTTTGGGATTCGTTCAGAGATAGGCTTTGGATGAAAAAACATTTTTATTCCGTTTTTTGAATCAAAAACACACACAAAATTTAATTTTCAGTATAAAAAAGATTAAATTTGTGAGAGAATAAAACGGGGTTTATTTTGGTTTGAACCGATGTCAATTTCTCGAAAAAATGAAATATAGTGAAGCAAATATTTTTATCGCATTAATTTTTCAAAGTTGCGCGTCATTTAAAGAGCCTAAAATTAATGGTACTTTGAATGAAAATAACTTATCTCAATTAAACGGACAATACAATGATTCCGTAAGTTCTGGGGGCGGATTGTATGTTAAGAAATTAAGTGATGTTCTTGATAGGAATGTGAATATGTTTGATTTTAAGCATGATGAAAAATATGTAGGAAAAGGAATTACGGTTGATTTAAAAGTGGTTTCTAAAAACATGTTAAATGTAAAGTTTAAGAAGCACAATCAAATAATTTCAGATAAGAATGTAAAAGTAAAACTAAAGAATGATGGTTTTTTGTATGTTAAAGGTAAAAAATTCATGATAGATTTTGTTCCATTTGTACTTGGTGGGTGGAATGTCCAAAAATCCAGATTAACATTAAACTCAGATGGGAACTTATATGTTGAATCAAATTATTTCTTCTATGCTGCACTTTTTACTGTCATTGGTGATTGGAAGACATTAAGATATGAATCGACTTTTGATAAAAAAGAGTAAGCAAAATTTAATTTTCAGTATAAAAAAGATTAAATTTGTGAGAAAATAAAGCACATGGAATTATCTCAACGCGTACAATCTCTTAAACCTTCAGCCACGCTTACCATGGCGGCAAAAGCCCGCGAATTGAAAGCAGCAGGCAAAGATATCATAAGCCTAAGTTTGGGCGAGCCTGATTTTGAAACTCCAGATTTCATCAAAGAAGCGGCGGTTCAAGCCATTCACGAAAACTATAATCACTATCCGCCATTGAACGGGTACCCTGATTTGCTCGAAGCCATTGCACACAAGTTTAAGCGAGACAACGGCTTGGAATACAAAACATCCGAAATTATGGTTTCTACAGGTGCAAAACAATGTATTTACAACAGCATTATGGCACTTGTGAACGAAGGAGACGAAGTGATTTTGCCTTCGCCGTATTGGGTGAGCTATTCCGACATTACGCAACTTGCGGGCGGAAAAGTCGTGGAGATTCCTACCACTTTAGAAACGAATTTTAAAATCACGCCCGAGCAATTGGAACAAGCCATCACGCCTAAATCCAAAGTCTTGATGTACAGTTCGCCATGTAACCCGAGCGGTAGCGTGTACACGAGAGAAGAATTAGAAGGCTTGGCAAAAGTACTCGAAAAACATCCACAAATCATCGTGATTTCAGACGAGATTTATGAGCACATCACTTATTCTACCAAAATGGTGAGTATGGCATCTATCGGGAATATGAAAGAGCGCACCATTACCATCAATGGTTTGGCAAAAGCCTTTGCGATGACGGGCTGGCGAATTGGCTACATTGGTGCGCCCGAGTGGATTGTGAAAGCGTGCAGCAAACTGCAAGGACAAATCACTTCTGGGGCTAATTCCATTGCACAGCGTGCCGCGATTGCTGCCGTTTCTGCCGACCCGAGCAAGATTCATTATATGATAGACGCGTTCAAAAAACGAAGAACTTTGGTCTTGGAAAAAGCAAGAGAAATCCCTGGTTTTGAAGTGACTGAGCCAGAAGGTGCCTTTTATATCTTCCCGAAAGTTTCATCTTTATTTGGCAAAACATTCAATGGTGTAACGATAAATTCAGCTTCAGATTTGAGCTTATATTTGCTTGAAAAAGCGCAAGTGGCAACCGTTACGGGCGAAGCTTTTGGAAATCCTAATTGTATCCGACTTTCTTATGCAACTTCGGAGGAGCAATTAATCGAGGCTTTTGCTCGAATTAAAAAAGTTTTAAGCTAAAGATTTTTTAGTCAAAATTCAGAAATAAAGGCGATTTGCAGATGTTGTGAATCGCTTTTTTCTTGGGCTTAAGCTAGTTTTCTTTTCATTAAAATAAAAAAATGAAATAAAAAATGGAATTTAAACGATTTTTAAGCCGTGATTTTTGTGTACTTTTGTCTTTCAAATTAAAAATATATAAAAAATGCGTTTTCCTCAACCATATACTTTAGAAAAAATTGCCAAAATGATTGGCGCCGAGTTTGTTGGTGACAAAGATTTTGAAGTTTTAGGCATCAACGAAATTCATTGTGTGGAGCCGGGCGACATCGTTTTTGTGGATCATCCTAAATATTACGACAAGGCTTTGCAGAGCAAGGCAACGATTGTTTTAATCAACAAAAAAGTGGAATGCCCAGCCGGAAAAGCACTTTTGGTGAGCGACGATCCGTTTCGTGATTTTGTGAAAATCGGAGAATATTTTGTGCGAAAAAACACGCAAAATCAGTTGCAGAATCCGAATTTGGAAGTGGGAGAGGGTACTTACATTGCCCCAAATGTCTTTATTGGTGATGCTGTGAAAATTGGTAGAAATTGCTACATTCACCCCAATGTTACTTTGGGCGATCGCACTGTGATTGGTGATAATGTAATTATTCATGCGGGCACGGTTTTGGGTGGCGACGCATTTTATTACAAAAAAAGAGAATCGGGCTTTGATAAACTGAAATCTGTGGGAAATGTCGTGATAGAAAACGATGTGGAAATCGGAGCCAATTGTACCATCGATCGAGGCGTAACTTCTTCCACCACCATCGGGGCGGGTTCTAAATTAGATAATTTAATCCAAATCGGGCACGATACCATAATCGGCAAGAAATGTTTAATCGCTTCGCAAGTGGGCATTGCAGGTTGTTGCGTGATTGAAGACGAAGTCACTTTCTGGGGGCAAAGCGGTACCACAAGTGGCATCAGAATTGGTGCGCGTGCAGTCATCAGTGCCAAATCAGGCGTGGCAAAATCTATCCCAGGCGATAAATTGTACATGGGAATGCCTGCCGAAGAAGGGAAAACGGCTTATCGTAAATATGCGATGCTCAATATTTTAATGAAAAATAAAGGCAAGCTTTAATCAACGCCTGCCACGACAACTACCATTTCGCCTTTGAGTTTTTTCTCTTGGGCGATTTGTAATAATTCTTTGAGCGAGCCGCGTAAGGTTTCCTCAAATTTTTTGGTGAGTTCGCGCGAAAGGCTTGCTGGTCGTTCTTCTCCAAAATAAGTACAGAAATCTTTTAAAGTACGCTCGATTTTGTGTGGGGATTCGTAGAAAATCATAGTTCTTTTTTCTTGGGCTAAAGATTCAAGCAAGGTTTTTCTGCCTTTTTTAATCGGTAAAAAACCCACAAAAGTAAAACTATGATTAGGCAATCCCGAGAGAATTAATCCTGGCACAAAAGCCGTAGCACCAGGCAAAACTTCGGCTTCAATGTCATTTTCAATGCAAGCACGCAAAAGCAAAAAACCAGGATCCGAAATCCCTGGCGTGCCCGCATCTGTAATCAATGCAAAGTTTTTCCCCGCTTTGAGCTGCGCGATGAGCGATTCGGTTTCGGCGTGTTCATTATGTGCGTGGTGCGAGCGCATGGGCGTTGCAATTTCGTAATGTTGCAATAATTTAGCACTATTGCGTGTGTCTTCAGCCAAAATTACATCTGCCGATTTTAAGACTTCTAGTGCACGCAAAGTGATATCGCTCAAATTCCCAATAGGCGTGGGTACAAGAGAGAGTTTTCCGCTCATTATTCAAAGCGTTTTAGCGCAAGTTCTCTCAAGCGTTCAAAATATTCTCTTTTGTCTTCGTCAAGGTGCATTTCTTGCTCCAAGTCGTTGAGGTACATTTGGGTAGAATTAGGGTCAGAAATACGGTTTAAGATGTCGAGTGTAGAATCCATAAACTCATCATCTCCTAAAAATAATTGATTTAAAAACCCAATTCTATCGTTGAAATCTAGTACCATAGGCGGAATATCGTAGATAGATGATGTGCTTGTGGTTTTTTCGGGTTCGTCAACAATGCTTCGTTTAATTTCTTCTATAGCAGATGGGCCTTCATTCATCATTGCTTCGCCTTTTTCTTCTAGTTCCTCTTCTTCGTCGTCTAGAGAAAAGTTTGCTACTACGGTTTTAGCCTCATCTTTGTGTATCTCAAAATCAAAAAAAACAGGTTTTTCCTCTTCCTCTTCTACCTCAGTTATATTTTGATTTGCCTCAAGAGTTGCGGGATTTTCTTCTGTTGTTGAGGCTTCTACTTGTGAATCTAGCGTTTTTTCTTCTACTTTTTTGGTTTCAGATGGTTTAGCCACTTCTTCAATGGGCTCCGCTGGAGAGGCTATGGTAGGCTGAGGTAAATCTTCGGGTGAAAGCTTATTTTGGTCTAAAAACTTTAAAAGCACAAATTTCTCGTAAAGTGTTTTTAGTTTATTTTCGTAAGACAACACACCGTTGAAAGTTTCACAAGTTTGTAGAGATTTAGCCAAATCTTTAATTTCTTGTACTAATTCGTTTTTGAGTTGAGGTAATTGCTTGTTCATAAAATTTTGCATTGAGCGTTTACGAGCGGTAAAGTTAATACAAATTCGCTAAAAAGAGTAATGTTCTTTCAGTTTTTCAATGATTTGAAAAGCGGCAGGGCAAATTTCAAGATTTTTTATGGTTAAATGATTAATTTGGTACAATCTACGGCGATCGGTGTGCGGAAACTCTCGGCAAGCACGCGGGCGCACATCGTAGATAAAACAAAAATTGTCTTCGCCCAGAAAAGGGCACGGCACACGCTGAAACACCCAATCGTTTTCTTCATCTTTTCTTAAATAAGAATCGGTGAATTGTTGAGGTTTCATTTTGAGTTGTTTAGCAATGCGTTCGATGTCTTTTTCTATAAAAAGCGGACCTGTCCCGCGACAACAATTGCCGCACTCTAAGCAGTCGAAATCGGCAAAAATTTCATCGTGAAAATCTTTAGCCACTTTGTCCAAATCCTTTGGTTTTCTTTTTTTTAATTGAGCTAAAAATTGCTCGTTTTCCTTACGCTTGCTTTGGGCTAAATCTTGGTGTGCTTGGATATCAATCATGATTAAATTCTAATAAAGATTCACCTCTAAATTTTCTAAAAATTTGTGCCACGGTGAGTACATCTTTTTCGCAATAAATTTTAATTCTTTCTATATTTTTTTCTTTGTAATACACGCGAGCCACTTCGCTGCCGTCGATATCATCTTTAGGCGTAGGAACGCCGAGCAATGCTGCTAGCAAATTGAGCGATGTGTAATGTTTATAATCCCCGAATTTCCAAAGCTCCATGGTGTCGAGGTGTTGGCTTTGCCATGGTCTTTTGCCCATGGTGTTTAAAATCTCGGGGAGCGGGAGCCCATTGGCAAGCAGACGCCGACCAATGTAGGGAAAATCGAACTCTTTGCCGTTGTGTGCGCAGAGAATTGCATTTTTCTGGTGATAATGCTTGTGGAGCATTTCGGAGAAATCTTGTAATATTTTTCGTTCGTCATCGCCAAAAAAGCTTTTGGTTTTAAACTGATTTTCGTTGAAAATAACGCCACACGAAATGCATATGATTTTACCAAATTCTGCCCAAATCCCTGCGTTGGATTCATAAAACACCTCGGGCGAAATGTCTTCTTTTTCTCGGCGGTATTTGGTTTTTTGTTCAAATAGCGATTGCATCAAAGGCGAGAGCTCGTTCCATTTTTGGTGTTGTGGAACGGTCTCAATATCTAAAAAAAGTATATTTTTAGGGTTTAAATGTGCAATCATTTCTCAAAAATACTAAATATTCTTGATTTTGGTTTTAGCTCGAAAAAATATGGTCATAAAAAAGCACCAAATTTAGGATTTTTGGCGCTTTATTTATTGTCAGATGAAACTATGAGAAATTGTTAAGGAACAAATTTAAC
This Ornithobacterium rhinotracheale DNA region includes the following protein-coding sequences:
- the feoB gene encoding ferrous iron transport protein B — protein: MSILKVALVGNPNVGKSTLFNVLTGLTQRVGNYPGTTVEKRVGSFKHHGEKIQLYDFPGTYTLYPKSADEEVVFNILNNPNSLDFPDKVVVVGSPLQLKRSLLLYHQVRDVGLPVIFVLNMADEVDKNGLKLNVEEFQKHLGEDLIQINARNSQNIPALKNRILADFPIYESSFQVSPLFEGAVQKMREKLELKRDYTAFQYLAQPSISFFTPEQTRHKQDIITEFHLIESRMQVAETVQRYELIDPLCDRLLPPANTDNVSFTEKLDRIFTHPVLGYLIFFLLLFLVFQAIYSKAEVPMVYIDEKFGELQDFAKINLGDSPLANLISDGIIPGISGIVIFVPQIFILTLFLLLLEESGYMSRVVFLMDKWMRPFGLNGKSVVPLMSGAACAIPGVLAARNIENTKERLITMLVTPFITCSARLPVYAVLIALVIPQRQFLGFNLQGVVLMGLYLLGVFGALLFALIFNKGIKTPYKSYLIMEMPDYRIPYWKNVLLGLWEKVSAFVFGAGKIILAVSVILWVLASYGVTDKFKNAEAHIAQESQVHQWNEEDFEHHLAAYKLENSLLGNIGKTIEPVFKPLGYDWKISIGVLTSFAAREVFISTMATIYSLGSDNDDENQIVARMRNEIRPSGGKVFNLATGVSLMLFYAFAMQCLSTLAVVRRETGTWKWPMVQLVCMTGLAYLVSMLTYQLLS
- a CDS encoding FeoB-associated Cys-rich membrane protein; translation: MDLQIIIIAILFVLALVYLFRKTILPIFTKKSGCDKGCGCGKK
- a CDS encoding Crp/Fnr family transcriptional regulator, producing the protein MLKLISKQLGDAAETITTLAQKTVRERLAEVLMMLEEQLGNDNENYINISLTREEMANLIGTATESAIRLISEFKNDGLIAVQGRRIKIVNREMIKKLAHVG
- a CDS encoding Crp/Fnr family transcriptional regulator: MSEINNFSVLHDYFDNDAMLNVFSKEEKEVLRSERKEIIFKKGDLILEEGKIPTGIFLIKEGTAKVFKIGFTGKEQIIRFLKAGDMIGYRSLLTGEVFGSSSAAISTVKVEFFPGELF
- a CDS encoding heavy metal translocating P-type ATPase encodes the protein MSETCYHCGLDCEEDLIIFDDKPFCCQGCKTVYEILNQHQLATYYELNKAPGTQPNAKNKHSFDFLDTPEIFEKFIDFNDDGIVVVHFFIPVIHCSSCVWVLESLNELNDGILYSNVNFPQKKVQITYDSTQLKLSELAYFMASLGYKPALNLENIEKEKSKHNRRLIYQLAIAGFCFGNIMLLVFPEYVSSDETWLEQNKNFFRWFSFVLALPVLLYSAQDYLKSAFLALKNKRVNIDIPIAIGILVLFFRSFYEILTGHSGGYFDSMAGLVFFMLIGKWFQQRTYQSLSFDRDYKSFYPISVAKITENGIQNILLSELKKGDRILLRDEEILPADAVLIKGEARIDNSFVTGESRLITKKVGDKIYAGGKQSGQAISLEIIEEVNQSYLTSLWNHEVFAKEESTLENLVNHVSQYFVWVILAIATISGVSWYFHDSSRMFQVITAVLIIACPCALALASPFTLGNLMRIFGRNKFYVKEANTIEKMAKINSIVFDKTGTITQSQSEEILYDGTPLTPQEEQAVASLAQQSNHPLSRSLQHYFKQVSKTDEILNYQQIKGKGQQATIGGVQVQLGSREWLGNAPKSDFETTEVLLAINGEYKGRFIFKNKYRKHLAQTIQVLSNFKLSVLSGDNANEESNLKQIFPQQTSLNFNQSPQEKLEFIEQLQQHGEKVMMLGDGLNDAGALKQSNVGVAVAEDMNVFSPSCDAILGSTSFDELPEFLRLSRVGVRLVKTAFVISFLYNVIGLSFAVTGNLTPVVAAILMPISSISVVLFATFSTWLAAYFILKKRKI
- a CDS encoding DUF5053 domain-containing protein, giving the protein MKEKVLELKRRYVAAKTDKERETIDQEMRLLMQEDGEAWAEAMLESAKDTAQRAENLVTSVRAREQLEDVLPILPLSYIAKVYFNKSRQWLYQKVNGSIVNGKQSNFTEEEVNTFNKALSDLGKKLQEIKVTL
- a CDS encoding pyridoxal phosphate-dependent aminotransferase; amino-acid sequence: MELSQRVQSLKPSATLTMAAKARELKAAGKDIISLSLGEPDFETPDFIKEAAVQAIHENYNHYPPLNGYPDLLEAIAHKFKRDNGLEYKTSEIMVSTGAKQCIYNSIMALVNEGDEVILPSPYWVSYSDITQLAGGKVVEIPTTLETNFKITPEQLEQAITPKSKVLMYSSPCNPSGSVYTREELEGLAKVLEKHPQIIVISDEIYEHITYSTKMVSMASIGNMKERTITINGLAKAFAMTGWRIGYIGAPEWIVKACSKLQGQITSGANSIAQRAAIAAVSADPSKIHYMIDAFKKRRTLVLEKAREIPGFEVTEPEGAFYIFPKVSSLFGKTFNGVTINSASDLSLYLLEKAQVATVTGEAFGNPNCIRLSYATSEEQLIEAFARIKKVLS
- a CDS encoding UDP-3-O-(3-hydroxymyristoyl)glucosamine N-acyltransferase, with the protein product MRFPQPYTLEKIAKMIGAEFVGDKDFEVLGINEIHCVEPGDIVFVDHPKYYDKALQSKATIVLINKKVECPAGKALLVSDDPFRDFVKIGEYFVRKNTQNQLQNPNLEVGEGTYIAPNVFIGDAVKIGRNCYIHPNVTLGDRTVIGDNVIIHAGTVLGGDAFYYKKRESGFDKLKSVGNVVIENDVEIGANCTIDRGVTSSTTIGAGSKLDNLIQIGHDTIIGKKCLIASQVGIAGCCVIEDEVTFWGQSGTTSGIRIGARAVISAKSGVAKSIPGDKLYMGMPAEEGKTAYRKYAMLNILMKNKGKL
- the rsmI gene encoding 16S rRNA (cytidine(1402)-2'-O)-methyltransferase — its product is MSGKLSLVPTPIGNLSDITLRALEVLKSADVILAEDTRNSAKLLQHYEIATPMRSHHAHNEHAETESLIAQLKAGKNFALITDAGTPGISDPGFLLLRACIENDIEAEVLPGATAFVPGLILSGLPNHSFTFVGFLPIKKGRKTLLESLAQEKRTMIFYESPHKIERTLKDFCTYFGEERPASLSRELTKKFEETLRGSLKELLQIAQEKKLKGEMVVVVAGVD